From Solidesulfovibrio carbinoliphilus subsp. oakridgensis, the proteins below share one genomic window:
- a CDS encoding TetR/AcrR family transcriptional regulator has translation MERESKVAGRDRPRDREATKKLLMDAVGRVLAKQGFRSVGVNTVAREAGVDKVLIYRYFDGLPGLVAAFSKEGDLWPSLEELTGGDLVAFLALPLAERMVVVTRNYMRGIRARPLTQEILAWRFLEQNELTDALDLARELMGTRLRELVKVDGDALGVDMQAFSAVIGAVINHLAVRARQEKTFVGLALDDEATWERLEAMLARITWSIIGGA, from the coding sequence ATGGAACGAGAGAGCAAGGTCGCCGGCAGGGACCGGCCAAGGGACCGCGAGGCCACCAAGAAGCTCCTTATGGACGCTGTGGGCCGGGTCCTGGCCAAGCAGGGGTTCCGGTCCGTCGGGGTCAATACCGTGGCCCGGGAAGCCGGCGTGGATAAGGTGCTCATCTACCGCTATTTCGACGGCCTGCCCGGGCTTGTGGCCGCGTTTTCCAAGGAGGGCGACCTCTGGCCGAGCCTTGAGGAACTGACCGGCGGTGATCTGGTGGCTTTCCTGGCCCTGCCGCTTGCCGAGCGGATGGTCGTCGTCACCCGCAACTACATGCGCGGCATCCGGGCCCGGCCGCTCACCCAGGAGATCCTGGCCTGGCGGTTTCTCGAGCAAAACGAGTTGACCGATGCCCTGGACCTTGCCCGGGAACTGATGGGGACCCGGCTCCGGGAACTCGTCAAGGTCGATGGCGACGCCTTGGGAGTGGACATGCAGGCTTTTAGCGCCGTGATCGGCGCGGTCATCAACCATCTGGCCGTCCGCGCCCGGCAGGAAAAGACCTTTGTCGGCCTCGCCCTCGACGACGAGGCCACCTGGGAACGTCTGGAAGCCATGCTGGCCCGGATCACCTGGAGCATCATTGGCGGGGCGTAG